The Polyangium spumosum region CGCGAACCTCGGGCAGCTCCTCCCTCCCCGCGAGCTGCTTTCCCACGAATGCGACGATGTCGCGGGCCTCGCTCGGCGAGAGCGTGATGCCGAGCGAGGCGCGGACGACGACCACGATCGTCTCGTTGTCCCAGCGCCCGATCGTCGAGCGCTCCGGGCCGAGCGCGCGCGCGAGGTGGACGAGCTCCGCGATCGTTCGGTCGAGGCCCCATTGCGGGACGGGCCGCGGCCGCACGCTCTCCTTGATATGCACGTGGAAGAGCAACACGGAGAAGGGGACGCTCATGCTCGCGCTGAACTTGTACTCGGCCTCCAGGGTCTCCGTGAGCCCCTGCTTGTCGAGCACGCCCTTCACCTCGCTGCGCAGCGTCGGCTCGAACGAGACGGGGATGTCGCTGAACCGGGATCGAGGCCGCTGGCTGTTCGGCGCAGGCGCGCTCGGGGGCGGCGTGGGGTCGTCGCGGAGCCGGTCGCGGCTCGGTCGGGGTAATGGCGCGGGGGGGCGCTGGGAGAGGCGCCGGCTCGTCGCCTGCGAGGGCGGCGGGAGCTCGGAGAGGGGAAGGAGGGACCCAGGCGGCGGCGGCGTGACCGAGGCCGAGACCGAGACCGGGATGCGGAAGAGCTCGGCCAGGTGGGCGATCGCCGTGCTCGCCCGCTCGGGTCGCTCCCTGGGCTCGCGCGCCCCGACCTTGCGGAACCACTCGTCGAACCCGTGCGGGAGCTGGACGCCGCGCCGACCTGCGCGCGCGGTGGGCGCCTCGGGCAGCTCCGGGGCGATGATCTTGCCGAAGAGGGCATACACGCTCGGGAGCTGCAGGAGCTCGGGCCGCCAGTAGGCCTCGCCGACGAGCAGCGTATAAGCGACGTGCGCGAGCGAATAGATATCGGCCGAGGCCCGGATCCCGGCGTCGCCGCTGATCTGCTCCGGCGCCATGTAGAGGGGCGTGCCGACGACGGCCGTCGTGTGCGCGAGCGTCGTGGCGACGGCGACCTTGGCCACGCCGAAATCGAGGATCTTCACGCAGGCCCGGCCGTCGTCGCGGGTCGTGACGAAGAGGTTCTCGGGCTTGAGGTCGCGGTGGACGATGTTCGCGGCGTGGGTCTTGTCGAGGGCGAGCGCGACCTGGGAGAGGTAGAGGACGACCTCGGCCTCGGGCAATGGGCCGCGGCGCTTGACCATGCCGCCGAGCTCCTCGCCGACGAGCAGCTCCATCACGAGGAAGGGGAGCTGGCTCGTGGTGTCCACGCCCGCGTCGAGGACCTGCACGAGGTGCTCGCTCTCGATGCCGCCGGTGACCGTGGCCTCCTGCGCGAACCGGCCACGCATGACCGAATTTTCCAGCACGGCCGGGTGCATGACCTTGAGGGCCCGCCTGCGGTTCGTGTTCTCGTCGTGGACCTCGAACACCGCGCCCATGCCGCCCGCCTTGATGCTGCGGACGACACGGTAACGGTCGTGGAACAAGGCGCCTGTGACGAGCATGGGGTGAGACCGGCTCGCGCATCCTAGACCAAACGCGCGGGCCGTTGAAAGAGGTTCTGGCGTCGCGGTCGTGTCCGCTCGGCCGCAAGGGCGCGTTCTAGCGCAGTTTTTCGGCGCGTCGACGTCGCATCAGCTCGCGTCGACGAGCTCCCGCAGCGAGACGGGCCGAAGCTCGGAGAGGCCGTGGAGCTCGGCATAACTGCGCAGGACCTCGCCCGGGCAAGCGGACGCGAGCACACACCGGGCCTCGTGGGGGCAAGGGATCGCCGAGGCGTGGAAGGCCGCGTGTTCGGCCTCGCCGGCGCGGTGGCGGAAGCGCGCGTCCCGGTACTCGGTGCCGGGCAGCGGAGGCCGCTCGGCGGGCGCGTCGAGCCAGGCCCGCGGCGGCACGGCGCCGTCGCGCATGCGGCGAAACACCACGCAAGGGACGACGCCCTGCACGTTCAAACGCACGCCCCGCGCGAGCGCCCCGGCCATGGCCTCCGCGACGTCGGTCATGCGGGGCGCGGACGAGAAATACCGGTCGGCGCGGGATTCGAAGCTCGGGTAGGGCATGTGCGGGAAGAAGGACAAGCCGCGCTCGGCGGCGAATCGAGCGACGCCTTCGAGCTCGAGCGCGCCCTCGCGGGTCGCGACGCAGAGGA contains the following coding sequences:
- a CDS encoding serine/threonine protein kinase — encoded protein: MLVTGALFHDRYRVVRSIKAGGMGAVFEVHDENTNRRRALKVMHPAVLENSVMRGRFAQEATVTGGIESEHLVQVLDAGVDTTSQLPFLVMELLVGEELGGMVKRRGPLPEAEVVLYLSQVALALDKTHAANIVHRDLKPENLFVTTRDDGRACVKILDFGVAKVAVATTLAHTTAVVGTPLYMAPEQISGDAGIRASADIYSLAHVAYTLLVGEAYWRPELLQLPSVYALFGKIIAPELPEAPTARAGRRGVQLPHGFDEWFRKVGAREPRERPERASTAIAHLAELFRIPVSVSASVTPPPPGSLLPLSELPPPSQATSRRLSQRPPAPLPRPSRDRLRDDPTPPPSAPAPNSQRPRSRFSDIPVSFEPTLRSEVKGVLDKQGLTETLEAEYKFSASMSVPFSVLLFHVHIKESVRPRPVPQWGLDRTIAELVHLARALGPERSTIGRWDNETIVVVVRASLGITLSPSEARDIVAFVGKQLAGREELPEVRGGYSQCWLTDRSGMDALDRARFSMKPFNR